One window of the Trifolium pratense cultivar HEN17-A07 linkage group LG2, ARS_RC_1.1, whole genome shotgun sequence genome contains the following:
- the LOC123909099 gene encoding GDSL esterase/lipase At5g08460 — MDSKTITISILLSLILLCNPSIAQQQQQPVTPPLAPALFVIGDSSVDSGTNNFLGTFARADRLPYGRDFDTHQPTGRFSNGRIPVDFLALRLGLPFVPSYLGQTGNVEDMIHGVNYASAGAGIIALSGSELGQHISLTQQIQQFTDTYQQFILSMGEDAATAFISNSIFYISIGINDYIHYYLLNVSNVNNVYLPWHFNQLLAFSLRREIKNLYNLNVRKMVVMGLAPIGCAPRYMWEYGTENGDCVEPINDMSVEFNFLMRYVVEKLAEELPDANIIFCDVYEGSMDILNNHDRYGFNVTSEACCGFGKYKGWFMCLSPEMACSNASNYIWWDQFHPTDTVNGILAANIWNGEHTKMCYPMHLQDMVIQKAK, encoded by the exons ATGGATTCCAAAACTATAACAATATCAATTTTACTATCTTTGATCCTCTTATGCAATCCCTCAAttgcacaacaacaacaacaacccgtTACTCCTCCTCTAGCTCCTGCTTTATTCGTCATCGGAGACTCCTCCGTTGATTCCGGTACCAACAATTTTCTTGGTACATTTGCTCGCGCCGATCGTCTTCCTTATGGCAGAGACTTTGATACTCATCAACCAACTGGAAGATTCTCCAATGGAAGAATACCCGTTGATTTTCTTG CGCTGCGTCTCGGACTTCCTTTTGTGCCAAGTTATCTTGGACAGACAGGAAATGTGGAGGATATGATTCATGGTGTCAATTATGCTTCTGCTGGTGCAGGCATTATTGCCCTAAGTGGTTCTGAATTG GGTCAGCATATCTCCTTAACTCAGCAAATTCAACAATTTACCGACACATATCAGCAGTTTATATTAAGTATGGGAGAGGATGCTGCAACCGCTTTCATATCCAATTCTATCTTTTATATCTCTATTGGAATTAATGACTACATTCATTATTATTTGCTCAATGTATCCAATGTCAATAATGTGTACCTTCCATGGCACTTCAACCAGCTTTTAGCATTTTCACTCAGGCGAGAAATAAAG AACTTGTACAACTTAAATGTTAGGAAAATGGTGGTTATGGGACTTGCCCCTATTGGTTGCGCCCCTCGCTACATGTGGGAGTACGGTACTGAGAATGGAGATTGTGTTGAACCGATAAATGATATGTCCGTTGAGTTTAACTTTCTCATGAGATATGTTGTTGAAAAGCTTGCTGAGGAGCTCCCTGATGCCAATATCATCTTCTGTGATGTGTATGAAGGTTCCATGGATATTTTAAACAATCATGATCGTTATG GCTTTAACGTCACGTCCGAGGCCTGCTGTGGATTTGGGAAGTACAAGGGTTGGTTCATGTGCTTATCGCCAGAAATGGCGTGCAGTAATGCTTCCAACTATATCTGGTGGGACCAGTTCCATCCAACTGATACAGTGAATGGAATTCTGGCTGCTAATATATGGAATGGTGAGCATACTAAAATGTGCTATCCTATGCACTTGCAGGACATGGTAATTCAGAAGGCAAAATGA
- the LOC123908906 gene encoding scarecrow-like protein 3, with product MESMYQEEGSSSVTCSPLQLFSMMSLSPSIGGIGSPYPWLSRELKSEERGLYLIHLLLTCANHVASGSLENANTTLEQISQLASPDGDTMQRIAAYFTEALADRILKTWPGLHRALNSTRIIMLSEEVMVQKYFFELFPFLKVAYILTNQAIVESMEGEKMVHIIDLNAAEPAQWIALLQVLSARPEGPPHLRITGIHQQKEVLDQMAHKLSEEAEKLDIPFQFNPVVSKLENLDFDKLRVKTGEALAISSILQLHSLLALDDESSSSRRKSPLLSRNSNGLHLQKVMLMNQSASLGDLLEKDMANGYTPSPDSTSSSSPASSNASLNAESFLNALWSLSPKVMVVTEQDSNHNGSTLMERLLEALYSYAALFDCLESTVSRTSLERFKIEKMLFGEEIKNIIACEGAERKERHEKLDKWFMRLDLCGFGNVPLSYYGMLQARRFLQSYGCEGYKMREENGCVAICWQDRSLFSTTAWRARK from the coding sequence ATGGAATCTATGTATCAAGAAGAAGGGTCTTCATCTGTAACTTGTTCACCTCTACAGTTATTTTCCATGATGTCACTTTCACCTAGCATAGGAGGAATAGGATCTCCATATCCATGGCTTAGTAGAGAATTGAAATCTGAAGAAAGGGGTTTGTATTTGATCCATTTGTTACTAACTTGTGCAAACCATGTAGCTTCTGGTAGTCTTGAAAATGCAAACACAACACTTGAACAGATTTCTCAGCTTGCATCTCCTGATGGAGATACTATGCAGAGAATTGCTGCATATTTCACTGAAGCACTTGCTGATAGGATACTCAAAACTTGGCCTGGACTTCATAGAGCCTTGAATTCGACGAGAATTATCATGCTTTCTGAAGAAGTTATGGTTCAGAAGTACTTTTTTGAGCTTTTCCCTTTCTTGAAGGTTGCATATATTTTGACAAATCAAGCTATTGTTGAATCTATGGAAGGTGAGAAAATGGTTCATATTATTGATCTAAATGCTGCTGAGCCTGCACAATGGATTGCTCTTTTACAAGTTTTGAGTGCTCGTCCCGAAGGTCCTCCTCATTTGAGAATCACAGGTATTCATCAACAGAAAGAGGTTTTGGATCAAATGGCTCATAAGCTTTCTGAAGAAGCTGAAAAATTGGATATACCATTCCAATTCAATCCTGTTGTTAGCAAGCTAGAGAATCTCGATTTCGACAAACTTCGTGTTAAAACCGGCGAGGCACTTGCAATAAGTTCTATTCTGCAATTACATTCCCTTTTAGCTTTGGATGATGAATCATCATCCTCAAGGAGAAAAAGTCCTCTTCTGTCAAGAAACTCAAATGGACTTCACCTACAAAAAGTTATGCTTATGAACCAAAGCGCGTCATTAGGTGATTTGCTTGAAAAAGATATGGCTAATGGATATACTCCAAGTCCCGATTCAACATCCTCTTCGTCGCCAGCATCTTCAAATGCTTCATTAAATGCCGAGAGCTTTCTCAATGCCTTGTGGAGTTTGTCGCCGAAAGTCATGGTTGTAACCGAACAGGACTCTAATCACAATGGTTCGACTCTGATGGAGAGGCTGCTTGAAGCTCTATATTCTTATGCAGCATTATTTGATTGTTTGGAATCAACTGTGTCAAGAACATCACTAGAAAGATTTAAGATTGAGAAGATGCTGTTTGGTGAAGAAATCAAGAACATTATTGCTTGTGAAGGAgctgaaagaaaagaaagacatGAAAAGCTTGATAAGTGGTTTATGAGACTTGATTTGTGTGGTTTTGGTAATGTGCCTTTAAGTTATTATGGTATGTTGCAGGCAAGAAGGTTTCTGCAGAGTTATGGTTGTGAGGGATACAAAATGAGAGAAGAAAATGGTTGTGTAGCAATTTGCTGGCAAGATAGGTCATTGTTTTCAACAACAGCTTGGAGAGCTAGGAAGTGA